Proteins encoded together in one Styela clava chromosome 12, kaStyClav1.hap1.2, whole genome shotgun sequence window:
- the LOC120330132 gene encoding U6 snRNA-associated Sm-like protein LSm3, translated as MADDEQPPPPVTQTVEEPLDLIRLSLDERVYVKMRNERELRGRLHAYDQHLNMVLGEVEETVTAVEIDEETYEEIYKQTKRNIPMLFVRGDGVILVSPPLRGMA; from the exons ATGGCAGATGATGAGCAGCCG CCACCGCCAGTCACACAGACAGTAGAAGAGCCTCTTGATCTGATTCGATTGAGTTTGGACGAAAGGGTTTATGTAAAAATGCGAAACGAACGAGAACTTCGTGGTCGACTACATGCATACGACCAACATCTTAACATGGTTCTCGGAGAAGTAGAAGAAACCGTGACCGCAGTTGAAATTGATGAAGAGACTTATGAAGAAATTTATAAACAAACTAAAAGAAACATTCCAATGTTGTTTGTGCGAGGTGATGGAGTAATTTTGGTGTCGCCACCTCTTCGAGGAATGGCATGA